AACAGGATGACCTCGCCCTCGGCCTCCTGTACCTCTCGGAGGAGCGCCTTCAGCCGGTCCTCGAACTCGCCGCGGTACTTCGTGCCCGCGACGAGAGAGCCGACGTCGAGCGCGTGGATGCGCTTGTTCTTGAGGCCCTCCGGCACGTCCCCGGCCACGATGCGCCGCGCGAGCCCCTCGACGATGGCGGTCTTGCCCACGCCCGGGTCGCCGATGAGGACCGGGTTGTTCTTCGTGCGGCGAGAGAGGACCTGGATGACGCGCCGGATCTCGTCGTCGCGGCCGATGACCGGGTCGAGCTTGCCTGCGCGGGCGAGGTCCGTGAGGTCGCGGCTGTAGCGCGCCAGCGCCTGGTACTTCTCCTCCGGGTTCTGGTCGGTGACGCGCTGGCTTCCGCGGATGTCCACGAGGACCTTGTAGATGTTCTCGCGACTCGCGCCCGACTCGCGGAGGATCGCGCCGGCCGGCGACTCGCGCTCCTCGGCGATGGCGATGAGCAGATGCTCCGTGCTCACGTACTCGTCCTTGAGCTGGCGCGCCTCGTTCCACGCGGCGCCGAGGACGGACTGGAACGTGGGCGACGCATAGGACTGCCCGGCCGCGCCGTACACCTGCGGCGACGTGTCGATCTCCTTCTCGAGCCGGTCGCGAACCGCGGAAACGTCGACTCCAAGGCGCTGGAGCACCGGGATGACGATGCCCTCGTGCTGCTCCAGGAGCGCGCGGAGCAGGTGCTCCGGCGTGATCTCCTGGTGGTTGCGCTCGGCCGCGAGGTTCTGCGCGGCCTGCACGGCCTCCTGGGCCTTGAGCGTGAACTTGTCCAATCTCATCGCTGCGACACCCCCTGCGTCATGCGGCCGGGGCCCGCCATGCCCCGGCCCCGAAGATACCCCCGCCGCGGGCTCGCCCGACCTCCGCCCCCCGAGAGCCTAGGGCCCGCGCTGCGGGGGTTCAACGGTTATGATGCTGAGCGGCGCGAGAAGGATGCGCCGGGTCTCCGGAAGGCCCATGTGACGGGCCTGAGGGATGCGCGTTGACGAGCGCCCGGCCCTTGGCTATCATCATGGGTGGGCGCCGGGTCCGACCCGGCCGCAAGACAGACACGCCGGTGTAGCTCAGTTGGTTAGAGCAGCGGAATCATAATCCGCGCGTCCGGGGTTCGAATCCCTGCACCGGTACCATGAAGCGGCCCTCCCGGGAGGCCGGGAGGGCCGCTTGTCTCGGTACGGCACCCGAGCCGCCGCCTGCGCGGACGGCATGTGGAGCGTGCTAGCGGTAGAGAGCCTTGATGGTCCCCCATGTCCCGCTGCCGACGGGCGTGATCTGCTCGTTGAGATACACTGACACGGCACCGAGTCGCCCGACGATGACCAGATCCAGGTCACCGTCGCAGTCAAGGTCGAGAAGCGCAACCCCCGTCACGCCGATCGTCGCCGCCACGCCTGTCAGCATCGCGTCATTGCGCACGTAGCTCCATGCCTGCGGCGTCCCGACGTTCTCCCAGCACTTGAGGCGGCTGCTGTACGACCCCCCTACGATGTCCAGATCGCCATCACCGTCGATGTCCCCCACCGCAAGCACGGAGTCGCTCACGCCGTATACCTCGGGTATGAGGCCAAGGCGGACCCAGAGGGGTGCCCAGGGTGTGCCGACGTTCTCGTACGCGATGAGCGCATAGATGCCATCGCCGTTCCTACCCAGAAGGTCCAGGTCTCCGTCCGCGTCGATGTCCGCCAGACAGACGAGCGAGTAGTATCCGGCGTAGGGGTTCCCAGGAACCGCGCCCCCGTATTGCCACGTCGGCACCTGTGGGGTACCCACGTTCCAGAACACCCGCAGACTGCAGCACTCGTAGCAGCCGTAGATGAGATCGAGATCCCCATCGCCATCAATGTCGCCCAGAGTGCCCTCGCCTCCGTGGCAGCCGAACGGGCGCGCGTCGGGGAACACGTTCGCCTGCAGCTGCCATGCAGGCGGACCGGGACATCCCATGTTCCAGTACACCCCGCCCCACCTGAAGGAGGCAAGGTCATCATCACCGTCACCATCGAGATCCCCGGCTGCGATGCACCCCAAGAGCCCCGTAGGCGCCCACTCATGCGCCGGGGTCCAGTACACC
This genomic window from Candidatus Effluviviaceae Genus I sp. contains:
- a CDS encoding VCBS repeat-containing protein, with amino-acid sequence MARTAIGVVMAAMSLLWSATAAGQSAVYWTPAHEWAPTGLLGCIAAGDLDGDGDDDLASFRWGGVYWNMGCPGPPAWQLQANVFPDARPFGCHGGEGTLGDIDGDGDLDLIYGCYECCSLRVFWNVGTPQVPTWQYGGAVPGNPYAGYYSLVCLADIDADGDLDLLGRNGDGIYALIAYENVGTPWAPLWVRLGLIPEVYGVSDSVLAVGDIDGDGDLDIVGGSYSSRLKCWENVGTPQAWSYVRNDAMLTGVAATIGVTGVALLDLDCDGDLDLVIVGRLGAVSVYLNEQITPVGSGTWGTIKALYR